A window of Haloarcula marismortui ATCC 43049 genomic DNA:
TGACGACGTCCCGCTGCCGACGGATCTGTGTCGACATTTCTTCCGCAGTCGTCGCTGTCTCCGCGCTTGCTTCGGTGACATCCGCTATCGAGTCGGCCGTCGCTTGAACGGTGTCTGCCTGCTCCGAGGTAGTTTCTCGCATCTCTTCGATGGAGGCTGAGATGTCGTCGACGGCCTCCGCGATTGTCGCAATTTCCGACAGGGCCGATTCGACGGTCTCAGTACCAGTTTCGACTCGCGTCTCCGTCGCCTGTATCGAGTCAGTCACCTCCTCTGTCTGCTCAGATACCTCCGCGATGACCGTTGCTATCTCGTCAGCCCGCGACTGCGTCTCTTCCGCAAGTGACTTGACTTCGTCTGCAACGACGCTGAACCCGTTCCCGTCCGCACCGCTGCCCTGTCCACCAGCGCGAGCGGCCTCTATCGACGCGTTCAGTGCCAGCATATTTGTCTGCTCCGCGATCTCTGAGATGATATCCGCGATGTCCGTTATCTCGGCCATTCGCTGCTGGAGGGTTTCGACCTGTGTGACAGCGTCAGCTGCATCAGCCTGTATCTGGTCCATCTCCGTCAGGGCTGTTTCCGAGGCTGTCCGAGCGTCACTGCTGGCTTCCTCGACCTCACTGCTCCGGTCGGCAAGGTCGTCAATTGTTGCGGCAATTTCCTCTGCTGACGCGCTCACGTCTTGAATATCGACTGCAGCTGATTCGAGTTTTGTCTGCTGGTCGGTTGCTTGCGTCTGGATATCGGCGACCGTTTCGACAGCCGCGTCGACCTCCTGCTGGACTCGCCGACTCGTTTCGGTTATCTCGTCAGTTTCAGTTGTGATACGCTTCGAAACGGCGGTGACCGTCTCGATCGTCTCCTGTAACTCATCCATCATCCTATTGAACGACTGGCCGACGGTCTCCATAGCGTCATACTCAGTGGCCACATCGACACGCTGCGTGAGATCGCCGTCTGCGGCGGCTGCCATGACTGTCCCGTACTCTGTTGCAATGTCCTGGTAGGCTGTGGCGAGTTCCTTGGCTTCCTCCTCAGCAGCCTCTGCCTCTGCCTGTGCCTCGTTTGCGTCAGTCTGTGCCTGTTCGAGGTCTGCCCTCGCGGCCTCCATCTCTGACAGTCGATCGCGCAACGAGACGCGCATCTGCTCGATAGAGTCAGCAAGGTCCCCGAACTCGTCGGTACGCGTCGAGTCGATTTCGATATCGAGGTCTCCGTCTGCCACCCGTTGTGTCTGTGCTGATAACTCGGTGATGCTGGCAACCGTTTCGGCTGCGTTGATCGAGCCAAGCGTCAGTAAACCGGCGATGCCGGCGACGACTGTCGATGCAACATCTTGTGTTACCACCCCGACAGTGATAAGCAGGGTAGCCGTTGCGATGTATCCGACACCGAGCTTGGCCCCATAGCTCTGCTTGACACTAGAAATAGTCACATATGGATAGTAGTCTGCAACTACCTAAATGTAAACTCGGAAGTATCAGTATTGATACTAGGGCGGCTGAGACCTCGGTCAAACTACCGAAATCGCTCCACGTCGACCCGTCCACCGGTGGCTGTCAGCTCGAATCCTGACTGTTTGAGCCAGTCGGCGGCCGCGCCGTCGCTGTGTAGCAGCACCTCAGCGAGGTCGTCCGGTTCGTCGATGTCGGTCGCAAGCCGCCGTGAGTCAACTTCGGTAACGCTGGCTCCCACGTCTCGGGCGGTCTCCCGATGGTCGCGGATAGACGCGCCGTGGTAGTCGACCCTGAACTCCGGATGCCGACAGACGAAGGCGTTCGTCCCACCGCCTAGACCCGGAGCCAGCACCACATCGGCTTCGGGAGCAAGCAGTCGTTCGATGCTTTCCCGGGTCACAAGCGGGAGGTCGGCCATCACGACGGCAAGTGCCCCTTCGTCGTCAGTCACCGTCGACGCGAGCAGGTCGTTGACGAGCGGATCAAGCCCGCGGTCGTCGACGGTGACCGGAACGGCACAGTCGAGGGGCGCTGTCGAGATGACTTCGGGTTCGTGGCCCGCTGATGTCACTGCGTCGACGACGTCTGCAAGCATCGCTTCGGTAAAATCACGGCGCTCGTCGGGAGAAAGAACGGATGCGAGTCGCGTTTTAGGGGTAGACCCCGAGACGGGGACGGCGAGACGCATTACAGCTTGGAGTATTCGTCCTCACTCATCTGGGCGTACGCGTAGTAGCCGCCACCGACCAGCAACAGGAGGACGATGAGTCCGCCACCGACCAGCAGCAGCGTTTGCTGGGTCTGAGCGCTCTGCTGGGCCTGCTGTGCTTGGCTCTCGGCCTGCCCGGCGAGGTCCTGAGCGTTCTGGAAGTTCCCGTTCTCGTATGAGGAGATAGCGCTGCTGACCAGTTCCTCAGCGCCTTCGTTCCCACCGGCCGCGTCGATTGCAGCCTGTGCGTCGTCGATTGCCTGCCTGGCCGCCTGACTCTCTTCGGTGTAGTGGTGGGCGGTGTCGCTGCGGAACTCCTCTTCGTTGTTGCCGCTGACTCGACTGAGCGCGGCGACCTGATAGTTCTGCGCCGGCTCATACGTGTAGTTCGAGATGGCCGGCGTCGTGCCGACAAGTTCGACGCGAACTTGGTCACCGTTATTATCGATCTCCAGATCCTGTTCGAAGGACTGGTCGCCGTAGGTTTCTTGATTCACCTGATTCCCCGCACGCAACACAGTGACCGTCCAGCTAACGTTCTGAAGTTCGGTCGAACCGGCGAGCGTCCACTCGTTCGGTGCGTCGGTGAACGGGTCGTCTATCGTGTACGTCACCGACACCTCTTCGCCGACGGCACTCTCGGTTGGCACCCCGTCGGCAGAGACAGAGAATGCACTCGCTGTGCCGGCGGTCGCGAGCAGTGCGACGACACAGAGGAGTACGGCGGTCTTATTAGAATAGCGGATCAAGTTCATCTTCGTCGTCTTCGACCAAGTCCTCTAAGTTATCTTCGCTTTGGTTACGGATATCGTCGATGTTGTCCTGTGCCTCGATGGCGACCTGCTGGAGTTCCTTGATCCGTGGAACGTTGTGAACGCCAGCCAGCAGGATGGATGCGGCCACTTTCGGGGCGTTAGTCGGATAGTCGCCACCGCGGACCTCCATCGAACCGGTCTGCTCCTCGAGCCACTTCCGGCCGCGTTCTATCCCCTTCCGGTTCAGGTGCTCTGGCGGCCCTGCCATCACGAGCAGGGCACGCTCTGCACCTTCGATCTCACAGGGGAGTGTCAGCCGGCCGAGCGCGGCTTTCCGAACGAGCGACGTGATACGGTTCGTCGTGTTAGCCGTATCCATGCTATCGTCTGACGAGTCGTCGCCCTTGAACCGCGAGAGCAGGCCGCCGCCGCCAGAGGATACCTCGACGTCCTCGGAGGCGTAGCCGACGGTGGACACGCCGCCGCCGTCGAGCGTGTTGATGATCTCGGAGGAGTCGACGACGCTTTCGGCGACGTTATCGCCAGCCTCGATCTCACCAGCCCCGAACAGCACGCCGAAGCGCCGGACGATCTCCTCGTTGATGTGGTCGTAGCCGCCTTCGACGGACTCGCCAGTCTGTCGCCAGGCGTCGTTGTCGAACACCATCAGGTTGTCCACCTCGCGCACGAACGTCTGGAACGAGCGGGCGGCGTTGAGGGTATAGATGCCACCCTCGTCACTGCCCGGCAGGACGCCCAGGCCGTACACCGGTTCGGTGTAGATGCGCTTGAGGTGTTTTGCGACGACCGGCGACCCGCCCGATCCGGTCCCGCCGCCGAGACCGGCGACGATGAGGAAGGCGTCGACTTCGTGGACAGGGATGTTGTCAATCGCACCCTGCACCTCGTCGATATCCTCTTCGGCGATTTCCGCGCCGAGTTCGTTGTCCGCGCCCACGCCGTGGCCCTTGACGCGGGCCTGGCCAATGAGCACTCGATTCTCTTCCGGAATGTGTTCTAGCCCAAGCAGGTCTGCTTTTGCTGTATTAACCGCAACAGCCGAGCGGACGATTCCCGAGCCGGTTTCCTTGTCGTACTCGAGAAATTTGTCCACAATTTTGCCACCGGCCTGCCCGAAGCCGATCATCGCCAGTTTCATTATATGGTTCTCCGCTTAAAGGGTCAAAGAGCGATGGCGAGTATAAGTGTTTTGCCCGGCTCTCAGTCCTGAAAGCCACGCTTGAAAACAAATCTATTCTGACACAAACCCCTATAGGTGGAGGCTACTACCAGTGATTATCCGCGGAGGTATCCGCTGAGTGTCGTTAAAGAGCCACTACTGACGCCGAACGCGTCGATATCGTTTGTTGCCGGACTGTTATCGAATTTGAGCGAACGGTACTGGTCAGCGCCCATCGGGAAGCCAACGCTTCCCAAGACAGAGAGGCCGACCTTCGCGAGCGGCATCGGAAGGGGAACGATGCTTACCGACGACCCCTCTGCATCGTACACCTGATTGGTCACGTCTCTGAGTGTCAGTACTTCCGGCCCACCGATCTCGTAGGCCTCGCCGACGTGTTCCTCGGATTCGATGCTGTCGACGAGCATCGGCACGAGGTCACCGACCCAGATGGGCTGGAACTTTGTCTGACTACCGCCGCCGGGAAGCGGATACAGCGGGACACCCGGCGCGAACATCCCTTTGAGGCGCTTCGTGAAGGAGACGAACTCCCCGCCCTTGCCGAAGACGACTGATGGTCGGAAGATGGTCCAGTCCAGCGAGGACCCCGTAACGACTTGCTCGGCCTGTCCTTTCGACCGGATGTAATGCGTGTCGCCATTAGGGTCTGCACCCAGTGCGCTCAGCTGGACGAATCGGTTGACGCCGTGCTCTTCTGCGGCCTGTACGCTGTTTTCGGTCCCGCCGAGATGGATACGTTCGTGCATCTTATCGCCGCCATCCGGCTTGAACAGGGGCGACAGTGCGACCAGATAATACACCGCGTCCTGACCCTCGAACGCGCTCTCGATGCTACCGTAGTCTGTGACATCTCCGGCGACGGTTTCGACACCGTCTGGGAGTGTCGCGTCCTCCGGAGACCGGGACAGCGCAGTGACAGCGTGTCCCTGTTCGTCAAGCGCACGGCACAGGTGCTGTCCAATAAATCCGGTCCCGCCAACGACAAGTACATCCATGGATTCCGATACGGTCGGTAGAACCGTAAAGGTGGGCGTATTTCTTTGCCCGACCGGCCCGCAGTCCGGTCACTTGTGTCAGTCTACGGATGCACCGACCAGGTCGGGGCGCTTACGTCCCCCCACACAGATTGTGAGGTATGCTCGTCACGCTCGAAGGACTGGACGGGAGCGGCAAGACGACCGTGTGGGAACGGCTCCGGAGCGACGACGCTGTCCCCAGCGAAACTGTGTTCACGCGCGAACCGACGGATACCTGGTACGGAGACGCCGTCCAGCGCTCCATCGACAACGACGACGCGGACTCGCTGGCCGAACTGTTCCTCTATACGGCAGACCACGCCGCACACCTCTCGGAGACGGTCCGACCGGCACTCAACGAGGGTCGGCTCGTCGTCTCCGACCGCTACAGTGACTCGCGGTACGCCTATCAGGGTGCGACACTCGCAGGTAGTGGGACGTTCGACGACCCGCTATCGTACGTCCGAGAAGTCCATGCCCCCTGGACCCGCCCGCCGGACCGGACCGTGTATCTCGACCTCGATCCCGAAACCGCCGCACGGCGAAGCGGCGCGACGAACAAGTTTGAGACCGCCGAGTATCTCACAACGGTTCGTGACAACTACGAGCGACTTATCGAAGCCGACCCGGAGCGGTTCGTTCGCGTCGACGCAACCGCCGACCCAGACACGGTGTACGAACGGGTCCGGGCAGCGATTCTCGATTAATCCATCGACGCCGGCAGTTCGACCTCGTCGGGGGCTGGCATCCAGAAGTAATCGAACGTAATCCCGGTAGCGAGTGGAATAACGACAGTCACGAGGAGGACAGCCGTCTGGCTCCCGAGATTTGCACCGAGTTTGAACACTCCGCTCAATACGATGAGAATGACGACCATGACTACCGGACAGAGGAGCAGCGAGTAAACGAGGCTCCCCCACCGCGTGTTCAAGCGGACGCGGAAAAAGCGCGTCATGAGCGCCGTCACAGCACTGTTGACCAGCACGATGACGAGCAGGCCGATAATACCGGCGACACTGACCATGTTCCCCGTAGGGTGGCAAGTCCCTTTGCCGTGTCGGAACAACGCGGGGCGCTCACTCCAAACAGATGTACGTGCGCGTGTCGGCGACGCCGTCGAGGTCTCGGACGTGACCCGAGACCGACTGCATGATATCATACACTTCCGTACCCGTCGCTTCGCCGATGATATCGTACTGCCCGGCGACGATATGTGCCTCGGTGATGCCCTCGGCGTCACGAACTGCCGCAAGGAGTTCTTCGGATTTGCCAGCAGCGGTCTTGATCATAATAAACGCGCTAACCATATTGTGGTGTGTCGTGTCATAGCACGAAAAAGCTTCCGTCAGTCGACAACAATAGCCTTGTTGTTTGATATCGTGGTCAAGGCGTCCGGTGGTTCCACCGGGTGGGTACTTTTATTCACCCCCGCCCCATAGGAGGGTGTATGCGATTCGTTATCGTGGGTGCAGGTCGTGTCGGATTGCGGACGGCTCGCGTCCTGCAAGAGAGTGGCCACGAAGTTGTCCTCATCGAGCGCGATGAGAACGCCGTCGAACGCGCGCGAACGGCTGGTTTCGAGGTAATTGCGGGCGACGGCGCTATCGAGGAGACGCTCGGCAACGCCGACCTCGAAGCTGCCGACGCGCTCGGCGCGCTCACCGGCGACCTGAACGACAATTTCGTTGCCTGTATGATCGCCAAGGAACACGGCTGTCGAACCGTTATGCGTATCGACGAGGACTACCGCGAGGAGATCTACCGACGCTACGCCTCCGACGTTGACGAGGTCATCTACCCCGAACGGCTGGGTGCTATCGCCGCAAAGAACGCGCTGCTTGGCGGCAACATCCGCGCGGTCGCCGACATCGCACAGAACCTCCAGCTCGTGGAGTTTACTATTCAGAGACAATCGCCGATGGAAGGGTACTCGCTGTCGGAGCTGGAGCTGCCATCGGATTCCCGGCTAATGGCGCACGGGAAAGGCGAGGACCCGCTCGCCATTCCCGACCCGGACGAAACGCTGGAGGCCGGCGACCGGGTCGTGATACTGGCCGACTTCGGGACGCTCTCTGACGTTCGTAGTATCGTTGTCGGTGAATCAGAACGCGCGACTGCGCTTGGAGGTGCCTGAACATGGTCATTGCCTACGTGATGGTCAAAGCCCACACTGGTGACGCGGACCGTCTGAAGGATGACATCGAAGCCGTTGACGGCGTTGTCGAGGCCCACATCGTCGCTGGTGACGTCGACTTTATCGCAAAAGTGAACGTGGAGACGCCCGCCGAAGTCAAGGATGTCGCAGCGACACACATCCAGGAAATCCAGGGTGTCGAAACGACACAGACCTATATCGCGATGGACTGAGGCTGGCTGTTACCCTGTTTCCGTGCTCGACATGTACAACTACAGTGGTGTCCCGCCGCGAGACCCCTCGCTCCCGCCGGTACTCGCCGAATTGAGCAGGTCAGCCACGACGCCGACATAGTCGTAGCCGGGAATGACGCCCTCGACGTACGTCCCCTCGACGTACTCGACGAAGGTTTTGGCGACGTCCGCGGCCTGCCGTTCGCCACCCATTGTGTACTGGAACGTGACCACGACCTGCTCGCCGGCCTCAACGACGCTGTAATCGTCCAGCTCGACAGCGGTTCGGGTCGCTTTCGGCGCGTCCTCAAGCCGTCGCTCCAGCGTCTCAAGCCAGCCATCGACGACGGCGTCACCAACCTCATCGCTTGTCGCGGCCTGTAGCGACGGCGCTCTGACCGTCACCTCGTAGTTTGTCCGCCACTCTTCGCCCTCAGACGCGGTCACGCGGCCGTCGAAGTTCGTCGTCTCGACCGCGTAGCTATCTCCAGCCGAGACGAGTGCATCGTGTCGGTCGAACGCTTCGGCAACGTCATCTGGCACATCAGTCATTACGCCGGTATAGGCCACAGAGGTGCAAAAACGCGTCGTGTCCGGACACTCTCCGGTCGAATCGCCTGTCACTGCCGTACCCGAAGCCCTAACCCACACAGGCTGTGCCACATCTGGGCCAAGTCGGACTGTCGAGTGTGTCACAGACGAGCGGTCAGGGTTGTCTCTTGTGGACTACTGTGGCAAATATCGCTCCTCATGTCCACTCGTCGCAGAATGCGAGGGATGGGATTCGAACCCACGGACCCCTACGGGAGCGGGTCTTAAGCCCACCGCCTTTGGCCAAGCTCGGCTACCCTCGCGCAGATTGAACTCTGCGGGGGCTAGTGAATGGTCCTTTCGGTCTCGGGCTGCGAGATGCCTTATCGTGTCCCACCGCCGTCACGTCGGCGACACTGGATACGGACCGTGACACATCGACGTGGCTGTCACTCTCTCCGATGCCGATACCTACTCGTCGACAGGGAGCCTGTCTGTTGGGAGGAACTTCGTCCGGTCCGCGTGGTTGAACGTTGCGACCGGGGTCCCGTCCAGTTTTCTGAGCATCGTCTGGAACGTCGCGCCGTCGTTCGCAGCGGTAACCGTGTTCCCGGCATCCTGGAGCTTGTACGCGCCAGCGATGAACAACGAGGCGGCGTCTGGGTCGAAGTACTCGACAGCCAGAAATACCTGTTCTCCGACCGTCCGCCGATACACGTCATACGCTTCGAGGGGGTTCGATTCGACTAGCCGCGTCACGTCTTCGGCCTTGTTGCCCGGAATGACGAACACGAGTTCGAGCCCGTCACCGTCGTCGACTGTCTGCAGGCCCGCATCCCCGGCCGGGACGACGACGGCCTCGCGGCCGTTAGACCGCCGCTGGTCTGCCAGTGCCTGTGTCTCTTCTAGCGTCTGTTTCCACGATGCCTTGCGCTCGTCCGAACCAGCGGCAAGCCGTTCGAGGTCGTCCGTCCCCTCGCCACCTGTCTTAACCATATCCAGTCGTTACGCCCGTGGGAGGTAAATGGTGGTGTCACCGGACGCCGAAGACGACTTCCATGCTCAGAGAGAGCCCGAGGACGAACAGGCTCGCAACAAAGAGTTTCACTGGCGGCGAGAATCGGTCTTCGGGTGGGGCGAGCGTATCGAGGGGTGGCACGGCACGAGCCAGCACCGACTCGAACGGCGTCCGCTCCCGCGCTGACACGCCAAACGACACGTCTGATTCATCGGACTCATCGGAATCGAGAGATGGCGCACGCCACAGTGTGACCGAGGCGTAGCCAAACAGCGCGAAGCCGATAAAAAACAGTGCGAATTTCACTGTCACCCAGCCACCGCCACGGAGCGGCGAGAGCACGCCACCGATAAGCGTCGCTGTGAGCGTTACGCCGAGGGCGTACCACAGCAGATCGAGTATCTTTCCCGCCAGGTTATCCATCGTGCGTGTCGTAGCCACGTTGGCGGAGTTCGTCGCCAGGGGAGACGTGCTCCTGTGCGTGGCGGTGACAGAAGCTCATCCGTCCATCGTCGACATCGTAGTACTGCGGCGTTTCGGTGTCACACTGACTGCCGAACACTTCTCTGAGGTAGGCACGAGCGGCGTCGGGGTCGCCATCACTGAGATACGACGCCGCCTGCTCGACGTGCTCCTGTACGTCCGGCGGAAGGGTCACGTCGCTGAACTCCTCTTCGACGATTTCCTCACTGTCGGCCAGTGCGGTGTCGAACCCGAGTCGTTCCTTGAGCCGCTCACCGATCGACTGTTCCGCGCGCGACCGCTCGCGAATGACATCACGGAACTCTCGAATCCGGTCCCACACTGCGTCGCTGGCTTCGATGTCTTCCGGGCGGATCCGGACGGGACACCGCGTTGCGAAGGGACACCCCTGCGGCGGATCCCGTGGACTCGGTGGTGAGCCCGGCAGGGTGATCCGATCCACCTGAACCGTCGGATCCGGTTCTGGAATCGCCGACAGCAATGCGCGCGTGTAGGGGTTTTCTGGGCTCTGGAACAACTGTTCCGTCGGCCCGACTTCCATGAGGTTCCCGAGATACATCACCCCGACGCGGTCACAGATGTGCCGGACCACGCTCAGGTCGTGCGCGATGAAGAGGTACGTGAGACCGAACTCCTCTTGGAGCTCCTCCAGCAGATTGAGTATCTGGGCCTGAACGGACACGTCGAGTGCCGAAACGGGTTCGTCGAGGACGACGAACTCCGGTTCGAGTGCGAGTGCGCGAGCAATGCCGATGCGCTGTCGCTGCCCGCCGGAGAACTGGTGGGGATATCGGTAGTAGTGCTCCGGCATGAGCCCGACCTGATCGAGCAGTGTCCGCACTTTCTCCCGACGCTCGCGGGCCGTGCCCTGTTCGTGAACGTCCAGCGGTTCGCGGATAATCTCGCCGACAGTCATCCGGTCGTTGAGGCTCGACTCGGGGTCCTGAAACACCATCTGGGCGTTGCGGCGCCACTGCTTGAGGTCGCCGCCGCTGAGCTCGGTTATATCGGTTCCATCGAAGGAGACCGTCCCAGACGTAGCCGTCTCCAACTGGATGAGCGTCCGACCCAGAGTTGTCTTGCCACAGCCGGATTCACCGACTAGCCCGAATGTTTCGCCGCGTGAGATTTCGAAGTTCACGCCGTCGACGGCTTTCACCGGGTCTCCCCCGAGCAGTCCACCGCCTTCGTAGTACGTCTTCAGGTCCTGTACATCGAGCAACGTCTCGTCGGCTTGGTGCGACACGGTATCGACGACTGATTCACTCATCTGGGTCACCTCCCTCACTGTGTCCGCCGGTGTCCCCGGCACTGTGGCCGTGGCCACCATCAGCCCGGGCATCGCTGTCGTCGGACCCGACCGGACTGGTATCCTCTCCGGCGTTTCGCTTCGCAGCCGGCCAGTCGTCTGCCGACAGCGCTTCGTCTGCCTCGGCACCTGTCTGGTCTGCGTTCGCTTCGTGCTGTGTCACAGTGTCGTCGGTAGGCATATCTTCGGGGTACAGGAGACAGGCGGCGGTGTGGTCTGCTGAGTCGCCGACCTCGACGTGGGCGGGATGGACCCGCTCACACTCGTCGAAGCCCTTCGGGCACCGGCTGACGAATCGGCAGAACGACGCCGATTCGTGCGGCGTCGGCACGTCCCCTTCGATAGTGGGCAGCCGATCCGTACTGGGGTTCCGGCCGGGAATACTCTGCAGAAGTCCCTGCGTGTATGGATGGTGTGGGTTTGCGAACAGTTCCTTGACGGGTGCTTGCTCAACGACTTCGCCGGCGTACATCACGGCGACGCGGTCAGCAACTTCCGCGATGACGCCCATGTCGTGCGTAATGAACATGATGCCGATGTCACGCTCCGTCTGAATCTCCTGCAACAGGTCCAGAATCTGGGCCTGAATAGTGACATCGAGCGCTGTCGTCGGCTCATCACAGATGAGCAGGTCAGGGTCACAGGCCAGTGCCATCGCGATGACGGCTCGCTGGCGCATCCCGCCGGAGAACTCGTGTGGGAACTCATCGACACGCCGCGCCGCGTCGGGGATGCCGACTGCACGCAGCAGTTCGATGGCTTCCGACTTGGCTTCGGCACCTTCCATATCGCGGTGGAGCTCTAGCGCCTCGATGATCTGGTTCCCGACAGTGTACACCGGGTTGAGTGAGCTCAGCGGGTCCTGAAACACCATCGCGATGTCCCCGCCACGAACTGACCGGTACTCCTTCTCTGAAAGCGCCGTCAACTCTCTCCCGTCTAATCGTATGGACGACTCCTCGCGGATTTCGCCCGGACTTTCGACCAGTCCCATTATCGAGCGCGCGGTGACACTCTTGCCGGAGCCGGATTCGCCGACAATACCGAGTGTCTCGCCGCGAGCAATTTCGAAGGACACCCCGTCGACAGCGCGGATCTCCTCTCGGTCGCTGTGGAACACTGTCCGGAGGTTGTCTACGGCCAGCAGTGGCTCGCCGTCTTCGGTGTGGCTCATCCGCCACCACCCCCGGCGGCCGCG
This region includes:
- a CDS encoding ABC transporter ATP-binding protein, yielding MSHTEDGEPLLAVDNLRTVFHSDREEIRAVDGVSFEIARGETLGIVGESGSGKSVTARSIMGLVESPGEIREESSIRLDGRELTALSEKEYRSVRGGDIAMVFQDPLSSLNPVYTVGNQIIEALELHRDMEGAEAKSEAIELLRAVGIPDAARRVDEFPHEFSGGMRQRAVIAMALACDPDLLICDEPTTALDVTIQAQILDLLQEIQTERDIGIMFITHDMGVIAEVADRVAVMYAGEVVEQAPVKELFANPHHPYTQGLLQSIPGRNPSTDRLPTIEGDVPTPHESASFCRFVSRCPKGFDECERVHPAHVEVGDSADHTAACLLYPEDMPTDDTVTQHEANADQTGAEADEALSADDWPAAKRNAGEDTSPVGSDDSDARADGGHGHSAGDTGGHSEGGDPDE